A genomic window from Thunnus maccoyii chromosome 2, fThuMac1.1, whole genome shotgun sequence includes:
- the LOC121882528 gene encoding uncharacterized protein LOC121882528, with translation MNLAVVSDVLSVTVVQGQNDWGVTYTSTQVCALKGSTVDIRCTYRYPSRVKDTSTVVKETFWFTQLSNNEPVDLKTDSEYAGHVQYHCDKNNCTLRITDLRESDSAQYKFRFITNQPGGRFTGSPGVTLTVTALQVQVITVTVHQSYTEAELKCLSSCSPAGGISYVWFKNGQKVVKEETSLYSGQFNPSDNVSCAMKAHEDYRSPSVYAPKLPSVSVSPSDLC, from the exons ATGAATCTGGCtgtggtttctgatgtgctATCTGTTACAGTGGTACAGGGTCAGAATGACTGGGGAGTGACTTACACTTCTACTCAGGTCTGTGCCTTAAAAGGATCAACAGTGGACATACGCTGCACCTACAGATACCCATCCAGAGTAAAGGACACTTCTACTGTAGTTAAGGAAACATTCTGGTTTACTCAACTGAGCAATAATGAACCTGTGGATCTGAAAACAGACTCAGAGTATGCAGGTCATGTGCAgtatcactgtgataagaacaactgcactctgagaatcacagacctgagagagagcgactcagctCAATACAAGTTCAGGTTCATAACAAACCAACCAGGAGGGAGATTTACTGgttcacctggagtcactttgactgtcacag CTCTCCAGGTGCAGGTGATCACAGTAACAGTCCATCAGTCTTATACCGAGGCAGAGCTGAAAtgtctcagcagctgcagtccagCAGGTGGTATTTCTTATGTCTGGTTCAAGAATGGACAGAAAGTTGTGAAGGAGGAAACTTCTCTTTATTCAGGGCAGTTTAATCCCAGTGACAACGTCTCCTGTGCTATGAAAGCACATGAGGATTACCgctctccttcagtgt